Within the Pseudomonas putida genome, the region CGACCATGGCCCTCGCCTCACGCCATTCGTGCACCTGGCCGACCATCGGGAACATGATGCGCAACGGGCGCTGATCAGCGGCGCGCAGCAGGGCTCTGAGCTGGTCTTCCATGATCTGCGGGCGCTGCAAGGTCAGGCGCACGCCGCGCACACCGAGAAACGGGTTTTCCTCGGCAGCGATCGGCCAATAGGGCATCGGTTTGTCCCCGCCCACATCGAGGGTGCGCACGACCAGGGGTCGCCCGCCCAGCCCATCCAGCACACGGCGGTACTCGGCTTCCTGGGTGGCGACATCCGGCGCCTGCGAGTGGGCCATGAAGATCAGCTCGGTGCGCAGTAGGCCGATACCTTCGGCGCCCTGCTCCACCACCTTGTCGATGCCGCCGCTCTGGCCGATGTTGGCGAACACCTCGACGGCATGGCCATCGCGGGTTACCGCGGGCTCATGACGGTTGGCCCAGGCAGCTTGCAGACGCTGTTCGCGCAGGTCGCGCTCGGCCAGCGCACGTTGCAGCTCATCGGCTGGCGGGGCGACGCTGACCACGCCGCGCTGGCCATCGAGCAACAGCGGCGTACCGGGTTCGAGCAGCAGAAGCGCCGCCCCCGCGCCGACCACCGCCGGGATGCCCAGGGCCCGCGCGACGATCGCACTGTGTGCGGTTGCGCCGCCATGGGCGGTGACGATACCGGCAACCCGCGCCGGGTCCAGGCGGGCAACATCCGAGGGGCCGACTTCGCCCATCACCAGCACATAAGGTTGATCAGGCTCGGCCTGCGTCTGCACACCGCACAGCTGCGCCAACACCCGGCGGCCGATGTCTCGCAGGTCGGCGGCACGCTCGGCGAGCAGCGCATCATGCAGCGCCTCCTGTTCGCGGGCCGCCGCTTCGATAACGGCCATCCACGCGGCGGCGGCGCTCTCACCCTGGGCCAGACGCAGCTCGACATCGTCGGCCAGTGCAGGGTCGGCGAGCATTTCCTGATGGGTGACGAAGATCTCGCCAACGGCCTTGTCGCTACGCTGCACCAAGGCCTGCAACTCGGCGTTCACTGTCTCCAGTGCCCGGCGTAGCTTGGCCCGCTCCTGCGCCGGCGATTCGCCACGCAGGGGGTAATCGATGTCGCGCTCGACGCAGACGTGGGCGGGCCCACTGGCAATGCCCGGGGCCGCAGCCACCGCCTGGATACGGCTACCGGCAGCCGGCGCCTGCAACACCTCGACAGGCGCGGGGCTCACCGCAGCGGTGGTTTTCGGCAAAGGCTCGACATCCTCACCCAAGCCCTGCTCGATTGCCGCCAGCAGTGCTGGCAAAGCATCAGCGGCAATGGACGGCTCGGCCAGCAGCTCCAGTTCCTGGCCACGGCGTGCGCCGAGGCTGAGCAGCTTGCTCAGGCTCTTGACCGACACCGCAGGTTGCGCGCTGTCCAGCACTCGCAGGCGGATTTCGCCCTCGAAACCCTTGGCCAACTGCGCGAGGATTTTTGCCGGGCGGGCGTGCAGGCCATGTGGATTGGCCAGCACGATACGGGCGCTGGGCCAGTCAGGCGCGGTCTCGCCACCGAGCACCTCCAGTACCGCGCGGCTGCTGGTGGCCTGGTAAAGCGTTTGCCCACGCCCCTCGATCAGTACCTCGCACAGGCGCTCGAGCAGCGCCTGGTGGGCTGCGCCGAGGCTGGCCAGGCAAAACAGGCCATTCAGTGGCTGGTCGCGGTAGCGCAGCGGCTGCTGGGGAGTGACGAAGGCCAGGCCTGGCTGACGGACCTGCCGCTCGCTGTGCAGCCACCAGAGCCCCTCGCCCAGGGGCAGAGGCTCGGCCTGCTGCAGCACAGCGGCAAAACCATTGTCGACACACCCGGCACGTTGCAACAGGCGGGCACCGCGCCAGGCCAACTCGTCGAAGTCTTCGGCGGGCAGGTTCAGGCTGACCAGTTGCGCATCCAGCGCCAGCGCCTGGGGTGCGCCCTGCAGCAGCTTGAGCAACGCTTCGGCGGAACTGGCACGGCGCAGGGCTTCGGCCAGGTCGGTTTCGCCCAGGGCGCGGGTCAGCAATTGCAGCAAACGCAGGTGTTCGTCGGAGCGTGCGGCAATGCCGATGGCCAGGTAGACGATCTGCCCGTCCCCCCAGTCCACGCCGTCAGGAAACTGCAGCAAGCGCACGCCAGTGGCGTACACCAGGTCGCGGGTCTGCGGCGTGCCGTGGGGGATGGCGATACCTTGGCCCAGGAATGTGGACCCTTGCGCTTCACGCGCCTGCAGGCCCTGCAAATACCCTTCGGCGACCAGGCCGTCAGCGACCAGTCGATCCGCCAGCAGGCGCAGGGCCTGGCCTTTATCGGTAGCCGTCTGGCCCATGGCTATCTGCTCTTTGGCGAGCTCGAGCATGACCTTCTCCTTTTGCAGCCCCTGCGCGCACTTTTGCACCGGGTACTGAGGTATTGTTGTGAAATTCACGTATTCAGCCAGTCAAAGGCCTTGCACGAGCGGCAGGCAAGGCAGAAAAATGAATAGCTGAAACGTTTAATCTGACCAAGCGGCCACGTTACTCGATAATCTTCCGGGGAAAAAGCCCCATCCTGTCGGACAATTGCGACAATGGTCGTCTGCGCGTGGCGACCAGCCCGGGTCAAACTGCTCGGTCTGGTGGTATAGCCCGCCCCGGTAATAACAAGGAAAATTCGGTGAAACTCAGCGATATCGCCCGTCTGGCTGGTGTGTCCGTGACCACTGCCAGCTACGTCATCAATGGCAAGGCCGAACAGCAGCGCATCAGCAACAGCACCGTCGAGCGGGTGCGTGCGGTGGTCGAGGCCCACGGCTTCACGCCCAACCCCCAGGCTGCGGGCCTGCGCAGCCGGCACACCCGTACCTTGGGCTTCATTCTGCCGGACCTGGAAAACCCCAGCTACGCTCGCATTGCCAAGCAGCTGGAGCAAGGCGCCCGCGCCCGTGGCTATCAACTGCTGATCGCCAGCAGCGATGACCGGCCCGACAGTGAGCGCCAACTGCAGCAACTGTTCCGTGCCCGGCGTTGCGATGCCTTGTTCGTCGCCAGTTGCCTGCCCCCGGAAGATGACAGCTACCGTGAACTGCAGGACAAGGGCCTGCCGGTGATCGCCATCGACCGGCGCCTGAACCCGGCACACTTCTGTTCGGTCATCAGCGATGATCGCGATGCCAGCCGCCAGTTGGCCGATAGCCTGCTGGCCACGGCACCGCGCAGCATCGCGCTGATCGGCGCGCGCCCGGAGCTGTCGGTCAGCCAGGCCCGTGCGGGCGGCTTCGACGAAGCGATGCAGGGTTTTAGCGGGGACGTGCGCCGTTATCAGGGCGAGGCATTCAGCCGCGAATGCGGCCAGCGCTTGATGCAGCAGCTGATCGACGAGCTGGGCGGCCTGCCGGATGCCTTGGTCACGACGTCCTACGTGCTGCTGCAAGGCGTGTTCGACACTCTGCAGGCGCGCCCGGCCGATTCGCGCCTGCTGCACCTGGGCACCTTCGGTGACAACCAGTTGCTCGATTTCCTGCCGCTGCCGGTCAATGCCATGGCCCAGCAACATGGCCTGATCGCCGCCACCGCCCTGGAGCTTGCCTTGGCGGCCATCGAGGACAAACGCTACGAACCCGGCGTGCATGCCGTCGCCAGAACCTTCAAGCAACGTATCACTGTGGCCTGAACATGCGCCTGATCGACACGCACACCCACCTTGACTTCCCCGACTTCGATGCCGACCGCACGCGTTTGCTGGCCAGTGCGCAGGGGCGTGGGGTGGAGCGCATGGTCGTGCTGGGGGTTGATCAGGCCAATTTCCAGCGGGTGTGGGACCTGGCCTGCAGCGATGAGCGCGTGCGCGCAGCGCTTGGGTTGCATCCGGTCTACCTGGAGCAGCATCGCCCCGAGCACCTGGTGCAGTTGCGTCAATGGCTTGAACGTCTGGATGGCGATCCGCGGCTATGCGCCGTGGGCGAATTCGGCCTGGACTACTACATCGAAACGCTGGACAAGGCGCGCCAGCAAGCGCTGTTCGAAGCCCAATTGCAGATGGCCTGTGACTTCGAACTGCCCGCCCTGCTCCACGTGCGCCGCAGCCATGCTCAGGTGATCGCCACGCTCAAGCGCTACAAGCCGGCGCGGGCAGGGATCATCCACGCCTTCGCCGGCAGTTACGAAGAAGCGCGCGAATACATCAAGCTGGGTTTCCGCCTGGGGCTGGGTGGCGCCGCAACCTGGCCGCAGGCTGTGCGCTTGCGCAAGACCCTGCCGCGCCTGCCGCTGGAGAGCATCGTGCTGGAGACCGACGCCCCGGACATGGCCCCGGCGATGTTTGCCGGTGAGCGAAACAGCCCGGAGCATCTGCCAGAGATCGCCCAGGCTTTGGCCGAGGTGATCGGCATTGATGTGCAGTTGCTGGCCGAGGCCAGCAGCACAAATGCCTGTGAGTTGTTTGGCTGGTAGTCCTGGCACAGGCTTGGCCCGTGCACAGGCCGGCACTGGCTAAACCCTGAACGCGCCGATCAAGCGTTTCAACTCCACCACCTGCTCCGACAATGCCCGGCTGGCATCCTCGGTCTGGCAAGCGCCCAACGAGGTGTCCTGCGCCGCCTGGTTGATCGCCACGATGTTCTGGTCAATGTCATGGGCCACCGCCGTCTGCTGCTCTACCGCCGCCGCTATCTGCTGGTTCTGCTCGACGATGCCGCCCACCGCGCCAAGGATGTTGCCAAGCGCCTGTTGCACCTGGCGTGCCTCCTCGACCGTGCCCGCAGCCATCTGATGGCTGCTGCCCATGGCGCGAACCGCTGCCCCGACACCGTCCTGCAAACGCTGGATCATCTGCGCTATCTGCGCAGTGGAGTCCTGGGTACGTTTGGCCAAGGTACGCACTTCATCAGCGACCACGGCAAACCCGCGCCCTTGCTCACCGGCCCGAGCCGCCTCGATAGCAGCGTTGAGTGCCAGCAGGTTGGTCTGCTCAGCGATACTGCGGATCACTTCAAGGACCTGGCTGATCGCCTGGCTGTCGTCAGCCAGCTGATTGATCGCCAACACGGTCTGGTCGATTTCGGCAGCCAGCCGGCCAATGCT harbors:
- the ptsP gene encoding phosphoenolpyruvate--protein phosphotransferase codes for the protein MLELAKEQIAMGQTATDKGQALRLLADRLVADGLVAEGYLQGLQAREAQGSTFLGQGIAIPHGTPQTRDLVYATGVRLLQFPDGVDWGDGQIVYLAIGIAARSDEHLRLLQLLTRALGETDLAEALRRASSAEALLKLLQGAPQALALDAQLVSLNLPAEDFDELAWRGARLLQRAGCVDNGFAAVLQQAEPLPLGEGLWWLHSERQVRQPGLAFVTPQQPLRYRDQPLNGLFCLASLGAAHQALLERLCEVLIEGRGQTLYQATSSRAVLEVLGGETAPDWPSARIVLANPHGLHARPAKILAQLAKGFEGEIRLRVLDSAQPAVSVKSLSKLLSLGARRGQELELLAEPSIAADALPALLAAIEQGLGEDVEPLPKTTAAVSPAPVEVLQAPAAGSRIQAVAAAPGIASGPAHVCVERDIDYPLRGESPAQERAKLRRALETVNAELQALVQRSDKAVGEIFVTHQEMLADPALADDVELRLAQGESAAAAWMAVIEAAAREQEALHDALLAERAADLRDIGRRVLAQLCGVQTQAEPDQPYVLVMGEVGPSDVARLDPARVAGIVTAHGGATAHSAIVARALGIPAVVGAGAALLLLEPGTPLLLDGQRGVVSVAPPADELQRALAERDLREQRLQAAWANRHEPAVTRDGHAVEVFANIGQSGGIDKVVEQGAEGIGLLRTELIFMAHSQAPDVATQEAEYRRVLDGLGGRPLVVRTLDVGGDKPMPYWPIAAEENPFLGVRGVRLTLQRPQIMEDQLRALLRAADQRPLRIMFPMVGQVHEWREARAMVERLREEIPVADLQLGIMVEVPSAALLAPQLAREVDFFSIGTNDLTQYTLAIDRGHPSLSAQADGLHPAVLSLIDMTVRAAHAEGKWVGVCGELAADPQAVAVLLGLDVDELSVAARSVAEVKALVRQADHQTARALAREALQQDSAAAVRALVERY
- a CDS encoding methyl-accepting chemotaxis protein gives rise to the protein MTVSFNAHSRDELGELAQGFSETVRRIRCLIEQVGHTVVAVEAQAGQVLAVSARSSQSVSGQREQIEQVATAMNQMSATAQEVARSAALAADGAQQVNHESANGRTLVQEQQGSIGRLAAEIDQTVLAINQLADDSQAISQVLEVIRSIAEQTNLLALNAAIEAARAGEQGRGFAVVADEVRTLAKRTQDSTAQIAQMIQRLQDGVGAAVRAMGSSHQMAAGTVEEARQVQQALGNILGAVGGIVEQNQQIAAAVEQQTAVAHDIDQNIVAINQAAQDTSLGACQTEDASRALSEQVVELKRLIGAFRV
- a CDS encoding TatD family hydrolase, which produces MRLIDTHTHLDFPDFDADRTRLLASAQGRGVERMVVLGVDQANFQRVWDLACSDERVRAALGLHPVYLEQHRPEHLVQLRQWLERLDGDPRLCAVGEFGLDYYIETLDKARQQALFEAQLQMACDFELPALLHVRRSHAQVIATLKRYKPARAGIIHAFAGSYEEAREYIKLGFRLGLGGAATWPQAVRLRKTLPRLPLESIVLETDAPDMAPAMFAGERNSPEHLPEIAQALAEVIGIDVQLLAEASSTNACELFGW
- the cra gene encoding catabolite repressor/activator, whose translation is MKLSDIARLAGVSVTTASYVINGKAEQQRISNSTVERVRAVVEAHGFTPNPQAAGLRSRHTRTLGFILPDLENPSYARIAKQLEQGARARGYQLLIASSDDRPDSERQLQQLFRARRCDALFVASCLPPEDDSYRELQDKGLPVIAIDRRLNPAHFCSVISDDRDASRQLADSLLATAPRSIALIGARPELSVSQARAGGFDEAMQGFSGDVRRYQGEAFSRECGQRLMQQLIDELGGLPDALVTTSYVLLQGVFDTLQARPADSRLLHLGTFGDNQLLDFLPLPVNAMAQQHGLIAATALELALAAIEDKRYEPGVHAVARTFKQRITVA